One window of Magallana gigas chromosome 2, xbMagGiga1.1, whole genome shotgun sequence genomic DNA carries:
- the LOC105332147 gene encoding major surface-labeled trophozoite antigen 417 yields MSKFHFFLYFFFFPSMAASCLERLTHGYRLDRFTTEIISNIGVHTCMKECLLRKPHCQSINYNTQHFQCGINSRGADDIKLEGVPDYSSIFANVENVSRETLGNCEDAMCSPLHRCVTMKQNSVCISTACKKGFYGKDGQCLPCPMGQYNNGSKQWCSYCPPGSYSNKTGSSLCQLCPPGTYQTKSGSLTCSKCSVGSYQDNTGQTGCKLCPVGMYQANTGQGSCIPCDTGTYQHNSGSTVCYQCRVGTYQSNTGQASCLSCAPGSYQEAVGMSSCKPCQPGSHQSYWEQTQCTACTGNQYQDQPGQAVCKHCSGHYQCVNTAKTQCISLSSVQYSYCTSEKFVGYMWFYQCKQHCLNMGSSCHGIVYPRNHESWCYWCPSAQQDYYHNGDYWDLTVCV; encoded by the exons ATGAGCAAGTTTCATTTCTTTCtctactttttcttttttccttctATGGCTGCGAGTTGCTTAGAGCGTTTGACTCATGGCTATCGTTTAGACCGCTTCACTACAGAAATTATATCTAATATTGGCGTCCACACTTGTATGAAAGAATGTCTTCTGAGAAAACCTCACTGTCAATCCATCAACTACAACACCCAACATTTCCAGTGTGGAATAAACTCTAGAGGGGCTGATGACATCAAGTTGGAGGGAGTTCCGGACTACAGCAGTATCTTTGCTAACGTAGAGAATGTTTCGCGG GAAACTTTAGGAAATTGCGAAGACGCCATGTGCTCCCCCCTGCACAGATGTGTgacaatgaaacaaaatagtgtttgCATTTCAACGG CCTGTAAAAAGGGATTCTATGGTAAAGATGGCCAGTGTCTGCCTTGTCCCATGGGTCAGTACAACAATGGCTCCAAGCAATGGTGTTCTTATTGCCCTCCTGGAAGTTACAGTAATAAAACGGGGTCAAGTTTATGCCAGCTATGTCCTCCTGGTACTTATCAAACTAAATCAG gCAGCCTCACCTGTTCTAAATGCAGTGTGGGGTCGTACCAGGATAACACAGGACAGACAGGGTGTAAACTCTGTCCGGTGGGGATGTACCAAGCAAACACGGGACAGGGCAGCTGTATACCTTGTGACACTGGGACATATCAACATAACAGTG GGAGCACTGTGTGTTATCAGTGCAGGGTAGGAACTTACCAATCAAACACAGGACAGGCTTCATGTTTATCTTGCGCTCCTGGCTCCTACCAAGAAGCAGTTGGAATGTCATCGTGCAAACCTTGTCAACCTGGGAGTCACCAAAGTTACTGGGAACAAACCCAGTGCACGGCCTGCACGGGGAATCAATACCAGGACCAACCAGGGCAAGCGGTCTGCAAGCATTGCTCGGGACATTACCAGTGTGTCAACACGGCCAAGACTCAATGCATAA GTTTGTCCTCAGTGCAATATTCCTATTGCACAAGTGAGAAGTTTGTTGGATATATGTGGTTTTATCAGTGTAAACAACACTGTTTAAACATGGGATCCAGTTGTCATGGGATCGTTTATCCGAGAAATCACGAGTCCTGGTGTTATTGGTGCCCCAGTGCCCAACAGGACTACTACCATAATGGTGACTATTGGGACTTAACCGTGTGTGTCTGA